A DNA window from Pleuronectes platessa chromosome 19, fPlePla1.1, whole genome shotgun sequence contains the following coding sequences:
- the LOC128425365 gene encoding acidic phospholipase A2 natratoxin, producing the protein MNILRTLFLLAASLSLAPSTNGKSLYQFRNHILCLMPNSWPIRDYADYGCYCGKGGSGTPVDELDRCCEVHDNCYCDAIEHPACWSIFHSPYIKLYSYNCAKESKIITCGNNNNACEMIICECDRKAAECFARSPYIDAHWNWPQDRC; encoded by the exons ATGAACATCCTCCGAACTCTGTTTCTCTTGGCCGCCAGCCTCTCTTTGG CCCCGTCTACCAACGGCAAGTCGCTCTACCAGTTCAGGAACCATATCCTGTGCTTGATGCCCAACAGTTGGCCGATTAGGGACTACGCTGACTACGGCTGCTACTGTGGAAAGGGCGGCTCTGGCACGCCTGTGGACGAGCTGGACAG GTGCTGCGAGGTGCACGACAACTGTTACTGTGACGCCATCGAGCACCCCGCATGCTGGTCCATCTTCCACAGCCCTTACATTAAGTTATACTCCTATAACTGTGCCAAAGAAAGCAAGATTATCACCTGTGGCA acaaCAACAACGCATGTGAGATGATTATCTGCGAGTGTGACAGGAAGGCCGCCGAGTGTTTCGCCAGATCGCCTTATATCGACGCGCACTGGAACTGGCCCCAAGACAGATGTTAG
- the LOC128425362 gene encoding phospholipase A2, minor isoenzyme: MNALQTLFLLAAGLSLALSRRGRAIPQFRNMIMCTLPGRWPIRDYTDYGCYCGKGGSGTPVDELDRCCQVHDNCYGEAELHDDCLPIFDNPYMEWYTWSCDEASKTLTCAKNNDACEMFICECDRKAAECFATSPYNKDNYNLPDYRCQSNTSVVNQTQDPLPHTTHPSLNSQERQEVVSSAHRNTHTDFVLSHILKVMVFFSPSLSALHLYC, translated from the exons ATGAACGCCCTCCAGACTCTGTTTCTCTTGGCCGCCGGCCTCTCTTTGG CCCTGTCTCGCCGCGGCAGGGCAATCCCCCAGTTCAGGAACATGATTATGTGCACGTTGCCTGGTAGATGGCCGATTAGGGACTATACTGACTACGGCTGCTACTGTGGAAAGGGCGGCTCTGGCACGCCTGTGGACGAGCTGGACAG GTGCTGCCAAGTGCACGACAACTGTTACGGTGAGGCCGAGCTACACGACGATTGCTTGCCTATCTTCGACAACCCTTACATGGAGTGGTACACCTGGAGCTGTGACGAAGCGAGCAAGACGCTCACCTGTGCCA AGAACAACGACGCATGTGAGATGTTTATCTGCGAGTGTGACAGGAAGGCCGCCGAGTGTTTCGCTACATCGCCTTATAACAAAGATAACTATAACCTGCCCGACTACCGATGTCAGTCAAATACCTCTGTAGTTAATCAAACACAGGATCCACTCCCACACACGACACACCCATCACTGAACTCTCAAGAGCGGCAGGAGGTTGTTTCGTCCGCTCATAGAAATACTCACACTGACTTTGTACTGTCACATATTCTCAAGGTcatggttttcttttctccttctctctctgcactgcaTCTCTATTGTTAG
- the LOC128425364 gene encoding acidic phospholipase A2 CM-II translates to MNILRTLFLLAAGLSVALSQHHVSLLDFKNQIECGMFRRLAWLYTDYGCWCGLGGSGPTVDRLDSCCKVHDLCWRHAINHPQCRYLLDLPYIRSYDYSCNPFRGTVTCFSSNSECQQFICECDKVAAECFANSVYDFEYFNYPKFRCGFYV, encoded by the exons ATGAACATCCTTCGAACTCTGTTTCTCTTGGCCGCCGGCCTCTCTGTGG CCCTGTCTCAGCATCACGTATCACTCCTCGATTTCAAGAACCAGATAGAGTGCGGGATGTTCCGCCGGCTGGCTTGGCTCTACACTGACTACGGCTGCTGGTGTGGACTGGGCGGCTCTGGCCCGACTGTGGACCGACTGGACAG ctgctgcaaagTGCACGACTTGTGTTGGCGTCACGCCATAAATCACCCCCAATGCAGGTACTTGTTGGACCTCCCTTACATCAGGTCCTACGACTACAGCTGTAACCCATTCAGAGGGACGGTCACCTGTTTCA gctCCAACAGCGAGTGTCAGCAGTTCATCTGCGAGTGTGACAAAGTGGCTGCCGAGTGTTTCGCCAATTCGGTATATGACTTTGAGTACTTCAACTATCCCAAATTCCGATGTGGTTTTTATGTTTGA
- the LOC128425367 gene encoding phospholipase A2 isoform X2, translating into MNFLRTLFLLAAGLSVACCGPIVSSEIQSLVNFRFQILCMMPDSWPIKDYADYGCYCGKGGSGKPVDELDRCCEVHDNCYGDAMKHDVCNSYFAPYFKSYSHDCAKHSKTITCGKNNSVCEQFLCECDRKAAECFARSPYNDKYKHLPSDQCQ; encoded by the exons ATGAACTTCCTCCGAACTCTGTTTCTCTTGGCCGCCGGCCTCTCTGTGG CTTGTTGTGGTCCAATCGTGTCTTCCGAGATACAATCGCTCGTCAACTTCAGGTTCCAGATCCTGTGCATGATGCCAGACAGCTGGCCGATTAAGGACTACGCTGACTATGGATGCTACTGTGGAAAGGGCGGCTCTGGCAAGCCTGTGGACGAGCTGGACAG GTGCTGCGAAGTGCACGACAACTGTTACGGTGACGCCATGAAGCACGACGTTTGCAATTCCTACTTCGCCCCTTACTTCAAGTCTTACTCCCATGACTGTGCCAAACACAGCAAGACGATCACCTGTGGCA agaaCAACAGTGTATGTGAGCAGTTCCTCTGCGAGTGTGACAGGAAGGCAGCCGAGTGTTTCGCCAGATCGCCTTACAACGACAAGTACAAGCACCTGCCCAGTGACCAATGTCAGTAG
- the LOC128425367 gene encoding phospholipase A2 isoform X1, producing MNRRQGGPLESVYKKDLNFELDLCLKVLTRRMNALRTLFLLAAGLSVACCGPIVSSEIQSLVNFRFQILCMMPDSWPIKDYADYGCYCGKGGSGKPVDELDRCCEVHDNCYGDAMKHDVCNSYFAPYFKSYSHDCAKHSKTITCGKNNSVCEQFLCECDRKAAECFARSPYNDKYKHLPSDQCQ from the exons ATGAACAGACGACAGGGCGGGCCCCTCGAGAGTGTATATAAGAAGGACCTGAACTTTGAGCTGGACCTGTGTCTGAAGGTCTTGACTCGCAGGATGAACGCCCTTCGAACTCTGTTTCTCTTGGCCGCTGGCCTCTCTGTGG CTTGTTGTGGTCCAATCGTGTCTTCCGAGATACAATCGCTCGTCAACTTCAGGTTCCAGATCCTGTGCATGATGCCAGACAGCTGGCCGATTAAGGACTACGCTGACTATGGATGCTACTGTGGAAAGGGCGGCTCTGGCAAGCCTGTGGACGAGCTGGACAG GTGCTGCGAAGTGCACGACAACTGTTACGGTGACGCCATGAAGCACGACGTTTGCAATTCCTACTTCGCCCCTTACTTCAAGTCTTACTCCCATGACTGTGCCAAACACAGCAAGACGATCACCTGTGGCA agaaCAACAGTGTATGTGAGCAGTTCCTCTGCGAGTGTGACAGGAAGGCAGCCGAGTGTTTCGCCAGATCGCCTTACAACGACAAGTACAAGCACCTGCCCAGTGACCAATGTCAGTAG
- the LOC128425371 gene encoding phospholipase A2, whose translation MNALQTLFLLAAGLSLALSRRGRAIPQFRNMIMCTLPGRWPIRDYTDYGCYCGKGGSGTPVDELDRCCQVHDNCYGEAEQHDECLPIFDSPYIEWYTWSCDQASNTVTCASECTETTRV comes from the exons ATGAACGCCCTCCAGACTCTGTTTCTCTTGGCCGCCGGCCTCTCTTTGG CCCTGTCTCGCCGCGGCAGGGCAATCCCCCAGTTCAGGAACATGATTATGTGCACGTTGCCTGGTAGATGGCCGATTAGGGACTACACTGACTACGGCTGCTACTGTGGAAAGGGCGGCTCTGGCACGCCTGTGGACGAGCTGGACAG GTGCTGCCAAGTGCACGACAACTGTTACGGTGAGGCCGAGCAACACGACGAATGCTTGCCTATCTTCGACAGCCCTTACATCGAGTGGTACACCTGGAGCTGTGACCAAGCGAGCAACACGGTCACCTGTGCCAGTGAGTGCACCGAGACGACAAGAGTGTGA
- the LOC128425369 gene encoding acidic phospholipase A2 HTe, with amino-acid sequence MNFLRTLFLLAAGVSVALSQHHVSLLDFKNQIECGMFRRPAWLYADYGCWCGLGGSGPTVDRLDSCCKVHDLCWRHAINHPQCRYLLDLPYIRSYDYSCNPFRGTVTCFSSNSECQLFICECDKVAAECFANSVYDFEYFNYPKFRCGYYV; translated from the exons ATGAACTTCCTCCGAACTCTGTTTCTCTTGGCCGCCGGCGTCTCTGTGG CCCTGTCTCAGCATCACGTATCACTCCTCGATTTCAAGAACCAGATAGAGTGCGGGATGTTCCGCCGGCCGGCTTGGCTCTACGCTGACTACGGCTGCTGGTGTGGACTGGGCGGCTCTGGCCCGACTGTGGACCGACTGGACAG ctgctgcaaagTGCACGACTTGTGTTGGCGTCACGCCATAAATCACCCCCAATGCAGGTACTTGTTGGACCTCCCTTACATCAGGTCCTACGACTACAGCTGTAACCCATTCAGAGGGACGGTCACCTGTTTCA GCTCCAACAGCGAGTGTCAGCTGTTCATCTGCGAGTGTGACAAAGTGGCTGCCGAGTGTTTCGCCAATTCGGTATATGACTTCGAGTACTTCAACTATCCCAAATTCCGATGTGGTTATTATGTTTGA
- the LOC128425367 gene encoding phospholipase A2 isoform X3 produces the protein MNFLRTLFLLAAGLSVAMSGSCDALPEFRNMILCLMPDSWPIRDYADYGCYCGYGGSGTPVDELDRCCQVHDNCYGESQQYDACRPYIDSPYIEWYAYKCEEGSKTLTCGETNNACEMFICECDRKAAECFAKSTYNKEHHKWPKNKCQ, from the exons ATGAACTTCCTCCGAACTCTGTTTCTCTTGGCCGCCGGCCTCTCTGTGG CCATGTCTGGCTCATGCGACGCACTCCCCGAATTCAGGAACATGATCCTGTGCTTGATGCCCGACAGCTGGCCGATTAGGGACTACGCTGACTATGGCTGCTACTGTGGATATGGCGGCTCTGGCACGCCTGTGGACGAGCTGGACAG GTGCTGCCAAGTGCATGATAACTGTTACGGTGAGTCTCAGCAGTACGACGCATGCAGGCCCTATATCGACAGCCCTTACATCGAGTGGTACGCCTACAAGTGTGAAGAAGGAAGCAAGACGCTCACCTGTGGCG agaccAACAACGCATGTGAGATGTTCATCTGTGAGTGTGACAGGAAGGCCGCCGAGTGTTTCGCCAAATCGACTTATAACAAGGAGCACCATAAATGGCCCAAAAACAAATGTCAGTAG
- the LOC128425368 gene encoding phospholipase A2 → MNALRTLFLLVAGLSVACCGPRALIHPRALNQFRKEIQCLMSDSSPVLDYYDYGCYCGYGGSGTPVDELDRCCEVHDQCYGDAMKHDACWPIFDNPYTEIYNYRCAKQSKMITCGDNNSECEQFICECDRKAAECFARSPYNPENKRLPSERCQ, encoded by the exons ATGAACGCCCTTCGAACTCTGTTTCTCTTGGTCGCCGGCCTCTCTGTGG CTTGCTGTGGTCCAAGGGCACTAATCCACCCCAGGGCGCTGAACCAGTTCAGGAAAGAAATCCAGTGCCTGATGTCCGACAGCTCGCCGGTTTTAGACTACTATGACTACGGCTGCTACTGTGGATATGGCGGCTCTGGCACGCCTGTGGACGAGCTGGACAG GTGCTGCGAGGTGCATGACCAGTGTTACGGTGACGCCATGAAGCACGACGCATGCTGGCCCATCTTCGACAACCCTTACACCGAGATCTACAACTACAGATGTGCCAAACAAAGCAAGATGATCACCTGTGGCG acaaCAACAGCGAATGTGAGCAGTTCATCTGCGAGTGTGACAGGAAGGCCGCTGAGTGTTTCGCCAGATCGCCTTATAACCCCGAGAACAAGCGACTGCCCAGTGAGCGATGTCAGTAG
- the LOC128425370 gene encoding phospholipase A2 gives MNALRTLFLLAAGLSVGSYMLVQFYDQIKCKLPDSPPIKDYADYGCYCGYGGSGTPVDDLDRCCQVHDKCYGDAMEHDQCRSIIDSPYFKLYSYNCDVAEEKITCAKNNSVCEQFICECDRKAAECFAKSTYNPENKRLPSERCQ, from the exons ATGAACGCCCTCCGAACTCTGTTTCTCTTGGCCGCCGGCCTCTCTGTGG GATCGTATATGTTGGTCCAGTTCTATGACCAGATCAAGTGCAAGTTGCCCGACAGTCCGCCGATTAAGGACTACGCTGACTACGGCTGCTACTGTGGATATGGCGGCTCTGGCACGCCTGTGGACGATCTGGACAG GTGCTGCCAAGTGCATGACAAGTGTTACGGTGATGCCATGGAGCACGACCAATGCAGGTCCATCATCGACAGCCCCTACTTTAAGTTATACTCCTATAACTGTGACGTAGCCGAAGAGAAGATCACCTGTGCCA aGAACAACAGCGTATGTGAGcagttcatctgtgagtgtGACAGGAAGGCAGCCGAGTGTTTCGCCAAATCGACTTATAACCCCGAGAACAAGCGACTGCCCAGTGAGCGATGTCAGTAG
- the LOC128425374 gene encoding phospholipase A2 yields MNFLRTLFLLAAGLSVACCGPRARIQRRALNQFRGEIQCLMSDSSPVLDYYDYGCYCGYGGSGKPVDELDRCCEVHDNCYGDAMQHDACWPIIDNPYTEFYNYRCAKQSKMITCGDNNSECEQFICECDRKAAECFARSPYNPENKHLPSERCQ; encoded by the exons ATGAACTTCCTCCGAACTCTGTTTCTCTTGGCCGCCGGCCTCTCTGTGG CTTGCTGTGGTCCAAGGGCACGAATCCAAAGGAGGGCGCTCAACCAGTTCAGGGGAGAAATCCAGTGCCTGATGTCCGACAGCTCGCCGGTTCTGGACTACTATGACTACGGCTGCTACTGTGGATATGGCGGCTCTGGCAAGCCTGTGGACGAGCTGGACAG GTGCTGCGAGGTGCACGACAACTGTTACGGTGACGCCATGCAGCACGACGCATGCTGGCCCATCATCGACAACCCTTACACCGAGTTCTACAACTACAGATGTGCCAAACAAAGCAAGATGATCACCTGTGGCG acaaCAACAGCGAATGTGAGCAGTTCATCTGCGAGTGTGACAGGAAGGCCGCTGAGTGTTTCGCCAGATCGCCTTATAACCCCGAGAACAAGCACCTGCCCAGTGAGCGATGTCAGTAG